One window from the genome of Cervus elaphus chromosome 8, mCerEla1.1, whole genome shotgun sequence encodes:
- the LOC122698694 gene encoding ciliogenesis-associated TTC17-interacting protein, producing MSPKVQSKGSKAKDPQPSTQENLPPPEANAEAIHFLNSLRQEELLLLFFSETLVMVSDTGEPQGELTIEVQRGQYKDKFGVITYVPFVHASSRGFVDKTLCGSSLLAYLSWKLEVVKQQSQEFIKFHILPMEQKTSLLKQDDQLLMTRMVKEGEEVKTEVTFFPRPSIEGFVSQAANLVLLRVMAWRHMVPSNARFLALDTEGKLCYSTYQALGSQTIQVGHQQAEVFIVEQTVHSEQGIPMSCQFYLLPDGHLAKRIQVGSPGCCMITKVPVLREEDDIEPRPVFKKKPLVWEEDLELYSRFLDRKEELRLSHNSYLRQHPEAQALISDFLLFLLLRQPVDVVTFAAEYFGPFAKRHPPTPALRSSNRPSPFRELEPERSEA from the exons ATGTCCCCTAAAGTTCAATCCAAAG GCTCCAAAGCCAAGGACCCCCAACCCTCAACACAGGAGAATCTGCCACCCCCAGAGGCCAACGCTGAGGCCATCCACTTCCTCAACTCCCTCC GGCaggaggagctgctgctgctgttcttcTCAGAGACTCTGGTCATGGTCTCCGACACAGGGGAGCCTCAGGGAGAGCTGACCATTGAGGTGCAGAGAGGGCAATACAAAGACAAATTTGGTGTCATAACGTACGTCCCCTTCGTGCATGCCTCCAGCCGAGGCTTCGTGGACAAAACACTCTGTGGAAGCTCCCTTCTGG ccTATCTCTCGTGGAAACTGGAGGTTGTGAAACAACAGAGTCAGGAGTTCATCAAG TTCCACATTCTTCCCATGGAACAGAAGACGAGTTTGCTGAAGCAGGATGATCAGCTGCTCATGACCAGAATGGTCAAGGAGGGTGAG GAAGTGAAGACCGAAGTGACTTTCTTCCCCAGGCCCTCCATTGAGGGCTTTGTCTCCCAGGCTGCTAACCTGGTGTTGCTGAGGGTGATGGCCTGGCGGCATATGGTGCCCAGCAATGCCCGTTTCCTGGCCTTGGACACTGAAGGCAAACTCTGCTATTCTACTTAC CAAGCCCTGGGCTCCCAGACAATCCAGGTGGGCCATCAGCAGGCGGAAGTCTTCATTGTGGAGCAGACGGTACACTCGGAACAAGGCATCCCCATGTCCTGCCAGTTTTACCTGCTCCCTGATGG GCACCTGGCCAAGAGGATCCAGGTGGGCTCCCCGGGGTGCTGCATGATCACCAAGGTGCCCGTATTGAGGGAAGAGG ATGATATTGAGCCTCGCCCAGTATTTAAGAAGAAGCCCCTGGTGTGGGAGGAGGACCTGGAGCTCTACTCGCGGTTCCTGGACCGCAAG GAGGAGCTCCGTCTCAGCCACAACAGCTATCTACGGCAGCACCCCGAGGCCCAGGCGCTCATCTCCGACttcctgctcttcctgctgctgcgCCAGCCGGTCGACGTGGTCACCTTCGCCGCCGAATACTTCGGCCCCTTCGCCAAGAGACACCCGCCCACCCCAGCCTTGCGCTCCTCCAACCGGCCCAGCCCCTTCCGCGAGCTGGAGCCGGAGCGCAGCGAGGCCTAG
- the PNKD gene encoding probable hydrolase PNKD isoform X2: MAWRGWPASWLWVASCGLLLLVFVLLLSPRSCRARRTLRGLFMARSKRLLFRIGYSLYTRTWLGYLFYRQQLRRARNRYPKGHSRAQPRLFNGVKVLPIPVLADNYSYLIIDTQARLAVAVDPSDPQAVQASIEKEGVNLVAILCTHKHWDHSGGNRDLSRRHQDCRVYGSPQDSIPYLTHPLCHQDVVSVGRLQIRALATPGHTQGHLVYLLDGEPYEGPSCLFSGDLLFLSGCGRTFEGTAETMLSSLDTVLGLGDDTLLWPGHEYAEENLGFAGVVEPENLARERKMQWVQRQRMERKSTCPSTLGEERSYNPFLRTHCPVLQEALGPGPGPTGDDGCSRAQLLERLRQLKDLHKSK, translated from the exons ATGGCCTGGCGAGGCTGGCCTGCGTCGTGGCTGTGGGTCGCCAGCTGCGGGCTGCTGCTCCTAGTCTTCGTCCTGCTCTTGAGCCCCCGCAGCTGCCGAGCGCGGCGGACCCTCCGCGGCCTGTTCATGGCGCGTAGCAAGCGGCTGCTCTTCCGAATCGG GTACAGCCTGTACACCCGCACCTGGCTCGGGTACCTCTTCTACCGCCAGCAGCTGCGCAGGGCTCGGAATCGCTACCCCAAAGGCCACTCCAGAGCCCAGCCCCGCCTCTTCAATG GAGTGAAGGTGCTCCCCATCCCTGTCCTCGCGGACAACTACAGCTACCTCATCATCGACACCCAGGCCCGGCTGGCTGTGGCTGTGGACCCTTCCGACCCTCAGGCTGTACAG GCTTCCATTGAAAAGGAAGGTGTTAACTTGGTTGCCATTCTCTGCACCCACAAACACTG GGACCACAGTGGAGGGAACCGCGACCTCAGTCGGCGGCACCAGGACTGTCGGGTGTACGGGAGCCCTCAGGACAGCATTCCCTACCTCACCCA TCCCCTGTGTCATCAAGATGTGGTTAGCGTGGGACGGCTTCAGATCCGGGCTCTGGCCACCCCGGGCCACACACAAGGCCATCTGGTCTACCTGCTGGATGGGGAGCCCTATGAGGGTCCCTCCTGCCTCTTCTCAGGGGATCTGCTcttcctctctggctgtg GACGGACCTTTGAGGGTACTGCAGAAACCATGCTGAGCTCACTGGACACCGTGCTCGGGCTGGGGGATGACACTCTTCTGTGGCCTG GCCACGAGTATGCAGAGGAGAACCTGGGCTTTGCAGGCGTGGTGGAGCCCGAGAACCTAGCCCGGGAGAGGAAGATGCAGTGGGTGCAGAGGCAGCGGATGGAACGCAAGAGCACG TGCCCGTCCACCCTGGGGGAGGAGCGCTCCTATAACCCGTTCCTAAGGACACACTGCCCGGTGCTGCAGGAGGCTCTGGGGCCAGGCCCTGGCCCCACAGGCGACGATGGCTGCTCCCGGGCCCAGCTCCTGGAGAGGCTCCGCCAGCTGAAGGACCTGCATAAGAGCAAGTGA